The following are from one region of the Actinomycetota bacterium genome:
- a CDS encoding glycosyltransferase, with protein sequence MARTVFVNAGPWLPVPPSGYGGVETMLAYLIPELRRRGLRVVLGTVGDSRIEVDERVHRFQEGRHRHIAEPYHDAVHVTHGHMDRMLDVIRDMPEIDVVHDFLEVVGPSMLAGLGPAGPPVLHTLQWDLTGHGDYYEEFDGHGRVLFNGISDPQMRAAPERLLKQSLEVVHNGIDVDDVEYRPVKGDYVITLARFTPDKGQDVAARVCAELGLTLRMAGTVGGISTRELLGKELRDDPDSPLHHYRDVQWYRQLERDFPGAEWVGNLGGDAKREFVAGARALLMPIRWEEPFGMAVIEALASGTPVVAMRRGAMPVLIEHGHNGFLADDERAFKHYLGRVGEIRPEDCRRSVAERFSAAEMADRYVARYEEVLERAG encoded by the coding sequence CCGTCGGGCTACGGCGGGGTCGAGACGATGCTCGCCTACCTGATCCCGGAGCTGCGGCGGCGCGGCCTCCGGGTGGTCCTGGGCACGGTCGGGGACAGCCGCATCGAGGTGGACGAGCGCGTGCACCGGTTCCAGGAGGGGCGCCACCGCCACATCGCCGAGCCCTACCACGACGCCGTGCACGTCACCCACGGCCACATGGACCGCATGCTCGACGTCATCAGGGACATGCCCGAGATCGACGTCGTCCACGACTTCCTGGAGGTCGTGGGGCCGAGCATGCTGGCCGGCCTCGGCCCCGCCGGGCCCCCGGTCCTGCACACCCTGCAGTGGGACCTGACCGGCCACGGCGACTACTACGAGGAGTTCGACGGCCACGGGCGGGTGCTGTTCAACGGCATCTCCGATCCCCAGATGCGGGCGGCGCCCGAGCGGCTCCTCAAGCAGAGCCTCGAGGTCGTCCACAACGGCATCGACGTGGACGACGTCGAGTACCGGCCCGTCAAGGGGGACTACGTCATCACCCTGGCCCGGTTCACCCCCGACAAGGGGCAGGACGTCGCGGCCCGCGTCTGCGCCGAGCTGGGGCTCACCCTGCGCATGGCCGGGACGGTCGGGGGCATCTCCACCCGGGAGCTGCTCGGCAAGGAGCTCCGCGACGACCCCGACAGCCCCCTCCACCACTACCGCGACGTCCAGTGGTACCGGCAGCTGGAGCGGGACTTCCCCGGGGCGGAATGGGTGGGCAACCTCGGCGGCGACGCCAAGCGGGAGTTCGTGGCCGGCGCCCGGGCGCTGCTCATGCCGATCCGCTGGGAGGAGCCGTTCGGGATGGCGGTGATCGAGGCCCTGGCCAGCGGCACGCCGGTGGTGGCCATGCGGCGGGGGGCGATGCCGGTCCTCATCGAGCACGGCCACAACGGCTTCCTCGCCGACGACGAGCGCGCGTTCAAGCACTACCTGGGGCGGGTCGGCGAGATCCGGCCCGAGGACTGCCGCCGGTCGGTGGCGGAGCGGTTCTCCGCCGCCGAGATGGCCGACCGCTACGTGGCCCGCTACGAGGAAGTCCTGGAACGCGCCGGCTGA
- a CDS encoding SIR2 family protein yields MAREIGAGRVVPFLGAGANLCGRPEELTWRPGQFDWLPSGKELSNYLARMFEYEGRNEDDLVRVSQYVTLTVGAWPLYEELRRLFDGDYPPTTLHRFLAETPGILRGQGSPRPYQLIVTTNYDDVLERAFRDIDEPFDLVTYDAEGQQRGKFTHHRHDGPATTIYEPNTYFDLTTDERTVILKIHGAVDRADQSRDSYVITEDHYIDYLARTDVSKLFPVTLVEKLRRSHCLFLGYSLRDWNLRVILNRIWGDETLRSKSWAIQLNPDPVDEGLWRSRDVMIMDVQLEEYIEGVRAALLTPAGREGV; encoded by the coding sequence GTGGCGAGAGAGATCGGCGCCGGGCGGGTGGTGCCGTTCCTGGGCGCCGGGGCCAACCTGTGCGGCCGTCCCGAGGAGCTGACCTGGCGGCCCGGCCAGTTCGACTGGCTGCCCAGCGGCAAGGAGCTCTCCAACTACCTGGCCCGCATGTTCGAGTACGAGGGCCGCAACGAGGACGACCTGGTCCGGGTGTCCCAGTACGTGACCCTGACCGTCGGCGCCTGGCCGCTGTACGAGGAGCTGCGGCGGCTCTTCGACGGCGACTACCCGCCGACCACGCTGCACCGGTTCCTGGCCGAGACCCCCGGCATCCTCCGCGGCCAGGGGTCGCCCCGGCCCTACCAGCTGATCGTGACCACCAACTACGACGACGTCCTGGAGCGCGCCTTCCGGGACATCGACGAGCCGTTCGACCTGGTCACCTACGACGCCGAGGGCCAGCAGCGGGGCAAGTTCACCCACCACCGCCACGACGGCCCGGCCACCACCATCTACGAGCCGAACACCTACTTCGACCTGACCACCGACGAGCGGACGGTGATCCTCAAGATCCACGGGGCGGTGGACCGGGCCGACCAGTCGCGCGACAGCTACGTCATCACCGAGGACCACTACATCGACTACCTGGCCCGGACCGACGTGTCCAAGCTGTTCCCGGTCACCCTGGTCGAGAAGCTGCGCCGCAGCCACTGCCTGTTCCTCGGCTACAGCCTGCGGGACTGGAACCTGCGGGTGATCCTCAACCGGATCTGGGGCGACGAGACGCTGCGCTCCAAGTCGTGGGCCATCCAGCTCAACCCCGACCCGGTGGACGAGGGGCTGTGGCGCTCGCGCGACGTGATGATCATGGACGTGCAGCTCGAGGAGTACATCGAGGGGGTCCGGGCGGCGCTGCTCACCCCGGCCGGCCGGGAAGGTGTCTGA
- a CDS encoding WD40 repeat domain-containing protein, which translates to MGPVAPGALIPYKGLSPYAEADARFFFGRENSQRIIRANLLAYPLTVLYGATGVGKSSVLRAGVLHQLHQEAVENTRHLGQPELAAAIVSNWRDEPVATIHRSVREHLADLYPDALRPDDPPGLRDALKGWAERVGGPILVILDQFEEYFLYRASEEGPATFAEQFPLIVNDRDVLANFLVAIREDALAWLDRFKRRLPNLLDNYIRIRHLDKESATRAIVGPVDAWNRLQPEAERVELETELVPALLDDLKFGQVALGARGRGLAGRESTIDALQGAVETPYLQLVMRRLWDTERARGSRRLRLATLQDDLGGAAHIVRTHLDDSMRSLAPAEQGIAAGAFQYLVTPSGTKFAHLLPDLSGFTGTSEEALAPVMEKLTATRILRQVPAPGHQDNVLCFEIFHDVLAPAILDWRTRYVQAEERAKAREELERQLREQQAESDRLREQRRREEQQARLALSNELAAIANQQLSVDPELSVLLAVEALERSATPLAKDALRQSLLESRVRQVLRGHAGDVSRAGFSPDGRLVVTASQDTSARIWDVDTGRELAALRGHDDWVWRASFSPDGRRIVTASKDGTARLWDAASGRELAVLAHEADEDKGVWTASFAADGTRIVTAGDDGTARLWDGRTGVPVRVLEGHRSGVRDARFTPDGRRVITGGMDGDARLWDVGTGSSGVLRGHGAVIWGISISPDGRLAATASQDGTARVWELATGRLVAVLEGHDDEVWSAEFSPDSRLLVTASFDRTARIWDIAAGRTQVELRGHTHSVYSACFSPDGRWVLTGSLDGTARVQEADTGQTVSSLRGHTRGVNFAGFSSDGMRVVTTSQDATARYWDASAGQSSREFRGHSRAVTNVAFSPDSHRLATAGGDKQVGIWNVTTGRLERFLTGHDREVSGAVFSPDGRRIATGSWDGTGAVRDAGSGQVLARLKGHHREITAIAFSPDGARVVTASRDRTARIWEAETGRQLFALSGHEAAVKSVAWSPDGRLIATASNDTTAKVWDAATGRLRAELVGHQEPLWSIGFSPDGASVLTASEDRTARIWDFANAKVTTELRGHTGKVYGAAFHPDGTRVITSSEDRTAYVWDTDTGRPLLELRGHAGAVNAAAFSPDGQLVATGGDDGAARVYRITVRASVEDLLVRARERVTRELTPEERVKYLREGDGAADVAQAPEIISL; encoded by the coding sequence GTGGGCCCGGTCGCTCCCGGGGCGCTGATCCCGTACAAGGGCCTGTCGCCGTACGCCGAGGCCGACGCCCGCTTCTTCTTCGGCCGCGAGAACTCCCAGCGGATCATCCGGGCCAACCTGCTCGCCTACCCCCTCACCGTGCTGTACGGCGCCACCGGGGTCGGCAAGAGCTCGGTGCTGCGGGCCGGCGTCCTCCACCAGCTCCACCAGGAGGCGGTCGAGAACACCCGGCACCTGGGCCAGCCCGAGCTGGCGGCGGCGATCGTCAGCAACTGGCGCGACGAGCCCGTGGCCACCATCCACCGGAGCGTCAGGGAGCACCTGGCGGACCTGTACCCGGACGCCCTGCGACCCGACGACCCGCCCGGGCTGCGCGACGCCCTGAAGGGCTGGGCGGAGCGGGTGGGCGGCCCGATCCTGGTCATCCTCGACCAGTTCGAGGAGTACTTCCTGTACCGGGCCAGCGAGGAGGGCCCCGCCACCTTCGCCGAGCAGTTCCCCCTGATCGTCAACGACCGGGACGTCCTGGCCAACTTCCTGGTCGCCATCCGCGAGGACGCCCTGGCCTGGCTGGACCGGTTCAAGCGGCGCCTGCCCAACCTGCTCGACAACTACATCCGCATCCGCCACCTCGACAAGGAGTCGGCCACGCGGGCGATCGTCGGGCCGGTCGACGCCTGGAACCGGCTCCAGCCCGAGGCCGAGCGGGTCGAGCTGGAGACGGAGCTGGTCCCGGCGCTGCTCGACGACCTGAAGTTCGGCCAGGTCGCCCTGGGAGCCCGGGGGCGGGGCCTGGCCGGGCGGGAGTCGACCATCGACGCCCTCCAGGGGGCGGTGGAGACGCCGTATCTCCAGCTGGTCATGCGCCGGCTGTGGGACACCGAGCGGGCCAGGGGCTCGCGCCGGCTCCGCCTGGCCACCCTCCAGGACGACCTGGGGGGCGCCGCCCACATCGTCCGCACCCATCTGGACGACTCGATGCGCAGCCTGGCCCCGGCCGAGCAGGGGATCGCCGCCGGCGCCTTCCAGTACCTGGTCACGCCGTCGGGGACCAAGTTCGCCCACCTGCTGCCGGACCTCAGCGGCTTCACCGGCACCAGCGAGGAGGCGCTCGCCCCGGTGATGGAGAAGCTGACCGCCACCCGCATCCTCCGCCAGGTCCCGGCGCCGGGCCACCAGGACAACGTCCTCTGCTTCGAGATCTTCCACGACGTCCTCGCCCCGGCCATCCTCGACTGGCGCACCCGCTACGTGCAGGCCGAAGAGCGGGCCAAGGCCCGCGAGGAGCTGGAGCGGCAGCTCCGCGAGCAGCAGGCCGAGTCCGACCGCCTGCGCGAGCAGCGCCGGCGCGAGGAGCAGCAGGCCCGCCTGGCCCTCTCCAACGAGCTCGCCGCCATCGCCAACCAGCAGCTCAGCGTCGACCCGGAGCTGTCGGTGCTGCTCGCCGTCGAGGCCCTCGAGCGGAGCGCCACCCCGCTGGCCAAGGACGCGCTGCGCCAGTCGCTGCTGGAGAGCCGGGTCCGGCAGGTCCTGCGCGGGCACGCCGGCGACGTCAGCCGGGCCGGCTTCAGCCCCGACGGGCGCCTGGTCGTGACGGCCAGCCAGGACACGAGCGCCCGGATCTGGGACGTGGACACCGGCCGCGAGCTGGCGGCGCTGCGCGGCCACGACGACTGGGTGTGGCGGGCCAGCTTCAGCCCCGACGGCCGCCGCATCGTGACCGCCAGCAAGGACGGGACGGCCCGGCTGTGGGACGCCGCCAGCGGCCGCGAGCTGGCCGTGCTGGCCCACGAGGCCGACGAGGACAAGGGCGTGTGGACGGCGTCGTTCGCCGCCGACGGCACCAGGATCGTCACCGCCGGCGACGACGGCACGGCCCGGTTGTGGGACGGCCGCACCGGCGTGCCCGTCCGGGTCCTGGAAGGCCACCGCAGCGGCGTCCGCGACGCCAGGTTCACGCCCGACGGCCGCCGGGTCATCACCGGCGGGATGGACGGCGACGCCCGCCTGTGGGACGTCGGCACCGGCTCGTCCGGGGTCCTCCGCGGGCACGGCGCCGTCATCTGGGGGATCTCGATCAGCCCCGACGGGCGGCTGGCCGCGACGGCCAGCCAGGACGGGACGGCGCGGGTCTGGGAGCTGGCCACGGGGCGGCTGGTGGCCGTCCTGGAGGGCCACGACGACGAGGTCTGGTCGGCCGAGTTCAGCCCCGACAGCCGCCTCCTGGTCACGGCCAGCTTCGACCGGACGGCCCGGATCTGGGACATCGCGGCCGGGCGGACCCAGGTCGAGCTGCGCGGCCACACCCACTCGGTCTACAGCGCCTGCTTCAGCCCCGACGGCCGCTGGGTGCTCACCGGCAGCCTCGACGGCACGGCCAGGGTGCAGGAGGCCGACACCGGCCAGACCGTGAGCTCGCTGCGGGGCCACACCCGCGGGGTCAACTTCGCCGGCTTCAGCTCGGACGGGATGCGGGTCGTGACCACCAGCCAGGACGCGACCGCGCGCTACTGGGACGCCAGCGCCGGGCAGTCGTCGCGCGAGTTCCGCGGCCACAGCCGGGCCGTGACCAACGTCGCCTTCAGCCCGGACAGCCACCGGCTGGCCACCGCCGGCGGCGACAAGCAGGTGGGGATCTGGAACGTGACCACCGGCCGCCTGGAGCGGTTCCTCACCGGCCACGACCGCGAGGTCAGCGGGGCCGTGTTCAGCCCCGACGGCCGCCGCATCGCCACCGGGAGCTGGGACGGGACCGGCGCCGTCCGCGACGCCGGCAGCGGTCAGGTCCTGGCCCGGCTCAAAGGCCACCACCGCGAGATCACGGCGATCGCCTTCAGCCCCGACGGCGCCAGGGTGGTGACGGCCAGCCGCGACCGGACGGCGCGGATCTGGGAGGCCGAGACGGGGCGGCAGCTGTTCGCCCTCTCCGGGCACGAGGCCGCGGTCAAGAGCGTCGCCTGGAGCCCCGACGGCCGCCTCATCGCCACCGCCAGCAACGACACCACGGCCAAGGTGTGGGACGCGGCCACGGGCCGGCTCCGGGCCGAGCTGGTCGGGCACCAGGAGCCGCTGTGGTCGATCGGGTTCAGCCCCGACGGGGCCTCGGTGCTCACGGCCAGCGAGGACCGCACGGCCCGGATCTGGGACTTCGCCAACGCCAAGGTGACCACCGAGCTGCGCGGCCACACCGGCAAGGTCTACGGGGCCGCCTTCCACCCCGACGGCACCCGGGTGATCACCTCCAGCGAGGACCGGACGGCCTATGTCTGGGACACCGACACCGGCCGGCCGCTGCTGGAGCTGCGCGGCCACGCCGGGGCGGTCAACGCGGCCGCCTTCAGCCCCGACGGCCAGCTGGTGGCGACCGGCGGCGACGACGGCGCCGCCCGCGTCTACCGCATCACCGTGCGCGCGTCCGTTGAGGACCTGCTGGTGCGGGCCCGGGAGCGCGTGACCAGGGAGCTCACGCCCGAGGAGCGGGTAAAGTACCTGCGAGAGGGGGACGGAGCCGCCGACGTCGCCCAGGCCCCGGAGATCATCTCGCTATGA